One Actinomadura viridis genomic region harbors:
- a CDS encoding RNA-binding protein, which translates to MLEEALEHLVRGIVENPDDVRVRARRIRGGRVLEVRVHPEDLGKVIGRSGRTAKALRTVISALSGGRYVRVDLLDVNEVR; encoded by the coding sequence GTGCTCGAAGAAGCGCTCGAGCACCTGGTGCGCGGGATCGTCGAGAACCCGGACGACGTCCGGGTCCGGGCCCGCCGCATCAGGGGCGGCCGGGTCCTCGAGGTGCGGGTGCACCCCGAGGACCTCGGCAAGGTCATCGGCCGGAGCGGACGTACCGCCAAGGCCCTGCGCACCGTGATCAGCGCCCTCTCCGGGGGCCGTTACGTGCGCGTCGACCTGCTCGACGTCAACGAGGTCCGCTGA
- the rimM gene encoding ribosome maturation factor RimM (Essential for efficient processing of 16S rRNA), with product MTARGPSDRLVVGRIGRPHGIRGELTIDVRTDDPDLRFAPGAELATDPAATGPLTVERTRWHSGRLLVRFAGVGDRDAAEELRGVWLVVDPEDIRASDDPDEFHDQELVGLTVVTVGGDEVGVISEIRHTGQDLLVIGRTGGGEALVPFVTALVPEVDVPGGRLVIDPPPGLDL from the coding sequence ATGACGGCCCGCGGGCCGTCCGACCGGCTGGTGGTCGGTCGGATCGGCAGGCCGCACGGGATCCGCGGCGAGCTCACGATCGACGTCCGTACCGACGATCCGGATCTCCGGTTCGCGCCGGGCGCCGAGCTCGCCACCGACCCGGCGGCCACCGGCCCGCTGACCGTCGAGCGTACCCGCTGGCACTCGGGTCGCCTGCTCGTGCGCTTCGCCGGGGTCGGCGACCGCGACGCCGCGGAGGAACTGCGCGGCGTCTGGCTGGTCGTCGACCCCGAGGACATTCGCGCTTCCGACGACCCCGACGAGTTCCACGACCAGGAACTGGTCGGGCTGACCGTGGTCACCGTCGGGGGCGACGAGGTCGGCGTCATCAGCGAGATCCGCCACACCGGGCAGGATCTGCTGGTGATCGGCCGTACCGGAGGGGGAGAGGCGCTGGTGCCGTTCGTCACCGCGCTGGTCCCCGAGGTGGACGTCCCCGGGGGCCGGCTCGTGATCGACCCCCCGCCCGGTCTCGATCTATGA